In one Cellulomonas sp. JZ18 genomic region, the following are encoded:
- a CDS encoding PEP/pyruvate-binding domain-containing protein — protein MIVPLGAASTRACGSKAGALGALLRADLPVPDGHAVPLDVYTSAVRGLHPGTLARRQGPAAARAAILGRPAPAGLREALAAALGTLGGGPVAVRSSASDEDARDGAAAGQYTSVLAVHGVDDVVEAVRACWASLYADTAAAYRGGRGHDGEPAMGVVVQRHLDAEVSGVMFTPAAPDAATRIEASWGLGPSVVEGTVNPDAYTVGAGGSVVTVVADKRTRLDRRGNRLVPRGVLPPDRDRRVLDDADARRLAELGQRVAAALGGPQDVEWAIADGRTWVLQARPVTAALPHRTVPSPTPAPAPAPGATVLTGAPGSRGTATGLARVVRGPADFGRVGPGDILVCPWTDPGWTPLLRVAGGVVTEVGGVLSHAAIVARERGIPAVLGVPDATLLLGDAVPVTVDGTAGVVTTAVG, from the coding sequence ATGATCGTGCCGCTGGGCGCCGCCAGCACCCGGGCCTGCGGGAGCAAGGCGGGCGCGCTCGGGGCGCTGCTGCGCGCCGACCTCCCCGTGCCGGACGGTCATGCCGTCCCGCTGGACGTCTACACGTCCGCCGTCCGCGGGCTGCACCCGGGAACGCTGGCTCGTCGGCAGGGACCGGCGGCGGCGCGCGCGGCGATCCTGGGACGCCCGGCGCCGGCCGGTCTGCGCGAGGCGCTCGCGGCAGCGCTCGGGACGCTCGGCGGCGGCCCGGTGGCCGTCCGCTCGTCGGCGTCGGACGAGGACGCCCGCGACGGCGCGGCGGCCGGGCAGTACACGAGCGTCCTGGCCGTGCACGGCGTCGACGACGTCGTCGAGGCCGTGCGCGCCTGCTGGGCGTCGCTCTACGCGGACACCGCCGCGGCCTACCGCGGTGGCCGCGGCCACGACGGGGAGCCGGCGATGGGTGTCGTCGTGCAGCGGCACCTCGACGCCGAGGTCTCCGGCGTCATGTTCACGCCCGCAGCCCCCGACGCCGCGACCCGGATCGAAGCCTCCTGGGGACTCGGACCCAGCGTGGTGGAGGGCACGGTGAACCCCGACGCGTACACCGTCGGCGCCGGCGGCTCGGTGGTCACGGTCGTGGCCGACAAGCGGACCCGCCTCGACCGCCGAGGCAACCGGCTCGTGCCGCGCGGCGTGCTCCCTCCCGACCGCGACCGGCGTGTGCTCGACGACGCCGACGCCCGACGGCTCGCCGAGCTCGGGCAGCGGGTCGCAGCCGCCCTGGGTGGTCCGCAGGACGTGGAGTGGGCGATCGCCGACGGCCGCACCTGGGTCCTGCAGGCCCGGCCGGTCACCGCAGCGCTCCCCCACCGGACGGTGCCCTCCCCGACCCCGGCCCCGGCTCCCGCTCCGGGGGCGACGGTCCTGACCGGGGCGCCCGGCAGCCGCGGCACGGCCACCGGCCTCGCGCGGGTCGTCCGCGGTCCCGCCGACTTCGGCCGCGTCGGGCCGGGAGACATCCTCGTCTGCCCCTGGACCGACCCCGGCTGGACGCCGCTGCTGCGAGTCGCCGGCGGCGTCGTCACCGAGGTCGGCGGGGTGCTGTCCCACGCCGCGATCGTCGCGCGCGAACGCGGGATCCCCGCCGTGCTCGGCGTCCCGGACGCGACCCTGCTCCTGGGTGACGCCGTACCCGTGACCGTCGACGGCACCGCGGGCGTCGTCACGACGGCGGTGGGCTGA
- a CDS encoding DUF952 domain-containing protein — translation MEILHLAHRADWDEALVGGQYRTSTRGASLDDVGFIHASTRDQLPDVARVVHADDTEELCVLVLDSATIEAAGTDVRLEDGGDGRMYPHVYGPIRPEWVLAVLPAVLGPDGELRF, via the coding sequence ATGGAGATCCTGCATCTCGCCCATCGCGCCGACTGGGACGAGGCGCTGGTCGGTGGTCAGTACCGGACGTCGACCCGCGGGGCGTCCCTGGACGACGTGGGTTTCATCCACGCCTCGACCCGTGACCAGCTGCCCGATGTGGCGCGCGTCGTCCACGCCGACGACACGGAGGAGCTCTGCGTGCTGGTGCTGGACTCGGCGACGATCGAGGCCGCGGGCACCGACGTCCGACTCGAGGACGGGGGAGACGGGCGGATGTACCCGCACGTCTACGGGCCGATCCGGCCGGAGTGGGTGCTCGCTGTGCTACCGGCGGTGCTCGGGCCGGACGGCGAGCTGAGGTTCTGA
- a CDS encoding response regulator transcription factor, whose protein sequence is MVTLVATGLSNHEIAERLRVSPFTVRAHVQRAMTKLGARDRAQLVVIAYRNGLARAT, encoded by the coding sequence ATGGTCACCCTGGTCGCGACGGGCCTGTCCAACCACGAGATCGCCGAGCGGCTGCGCGTCAGCCCGTTCACGGTACGCGCCCACGTCCAGCGCGCCATGACCAAGCTCGGTGCCCGTGACCGGGCGCAGCTCGTCGTCATCGCGTACCGGAACGGCCTCGCCCGGGCGACATGA
- a CDS encoding NADP-dependent oxidoreductase, producing the protein MKAVQITSYGDRPAVVEVDSPRPGPGEVVVRVAGAALNPLDLKIAAGSVHDYFPVEFPYTLGTDVSGTVASTGSTRAGWDVGDRVVARLDPSRGGAFAEEVVVPVDQLVAAPRSLPLAHAAGVVTTAATAWQALTEVAGLRAGQTILVHAGAGGVGTFAVQFARALGAHVISTASGRGLEIARQMGAHQVVDHTETDFRTVVPRVDVVLDTVGGAVEEDSLDVLAAGGVLVATPAPPDDERARARGVRARFVFHQSDAERLADVVNRIDEGARLVVDSTSPLTEAPAALARLAAGRAKGKLLLVVDESPPGRVPERGA; encoded by the coding sequence ATGAAGGCAGTGCAGATCACCAGCTACGGAGACCGGCCCGCCGTGGTCGAGGTCGACAGCCCACGTCCGGGCCCGGGGGAGGTCGTGGTCCGTGTCGCCGGCGCCGCGCTCAACCCCCTCGACCTGAAGATCGCTGCGGGGTCCGTGCACGACTACTTCCCCGTCGAGTTCCCGTACACCCTCGGGACCGACGTGTCCGGGACCGTCGCGTCCACCGGGAGCACCCGCGCCGGGTGGGACGTCGGCGACCGCGTCGTCGCACGACTCGACCCGAGCCGCGGCGGCGCCTTCGCCGAGGAGGTCGTGGTCCCCGTCGACCAGCTCGTCGCCGCGCCGAGGTCGCTGCCCCTGGCCCACGCCGCGGGGGTCGTCACCACGGCGGCGACGGCGTGGCAGGCCCTCACCGAGGTCGCAGGTCTCCGGGCGGGTCAGACGATCCTCGTCCACGCAGGCGCAGGAGGCGTCGGGACGTTCGCTGTCCAGTTCGCTCGTGCGCTGGGTGCGCACGTGATCAGCACGGCGTCCGGACGCGGACTGGAGATCGCACGCCAGATGGGTGCGCACCAGGTCGTCGACCACACCGAGACCGACTTCCGTACCGTCGTCCCGCGTGTGGACGTGGTGCTGGACACCGTCGGCGGCGCGGTGGAGGAGGACTCCCTCGACGTCCTCGCGGCGGGCGGAGTGCTCGTGGCGACCCCGGCACCCCCTGACGACGAGCGGGCACGCGCCCGGGGCGTCCGAGCCCGTTTCGTCTTCCACCAGTCCGACGCCGAGCGACTCGCCGACGTCGTGAACAGGATCGACGAGGGCGCGCGGCTCGTCGTCGACAGCACCTCCCCGCTCACCGAGGCCCCCGCTGCGCTCGCTCGGCTCGCAGCAGGACGCGCCAAGGGCAAGCTGCTCCTCGTCGTCGACGAGAGTCCGCCGGGGCGGGTCCCCGAGCGTGGTGCGTGA
- a CDS encoding transcriptional regulator, protein MTWDSSPEVLTLHAVRVLGFADTPAVARRYDLEPAEADEALEDARARGWVTQARFADLSGWSLTDAGRAENERQLAAELAAVGADAEVHAVLREFLPLNARLLRACTDWQMRPTPTDPLAVNDHTDTAWDAAVLAELEGIGRGLAPLVRRLEDLLTRFRGYDTRFRAALRRAEAGQHGWVDRTDLDSCHRVWFELHEDLLATLGIDRHPHPRVRRTEEL, encoded by the coding sequence GTGACGTGGGACTCCTCGCCCGAGGTCCTCACGCTGCACGCGGTGCGCGTGCTCGGCTTCGCCGACACCCCTGCGGTCGCGCGACGCTACGACCTCGAGCCGGCCGAGGCCGACGAGGCGCTGGAGGACGCGCGGGCGCGCGGCTGGGTGACGCAGGCGAGGTTCGCCGACCTGAGCGGCTGGTCGCTCACCGACGCCGGCCGTGCCGAGAACGAGCGGCAGCTGGCCGCCGAGCTCGCCGCCGTCGGAGCGGACGCCGAGGTGCACGCGGTCCTCCGCGAGTTCCTCCCCCTGAACGCGCGGCTGCTGAGAGCCTGCACCGACTGGCAGATGCGGCCCACCCCCACCGACCCGCTCGCCGTCAACGACCACACCGACACGGCCTGGGACGCCGCCGTCCTGGCCGAGCTGGAGGGCATCGGGCGCGGGCTGGCTCCGCTGGTGCGACGGCTCGAGGACCTCCTCACCCGCTTCCGGGGCTACGACACCCGGTTCCGCGCCGCGCTCCGACGCGCCGAGGCAGGGCAGCACGGCTGGGTCGACCGCACCGACCTCGACTCCTGCCACCGCGTCTGGTTCGAGCTGCACGAGGACCTCCTCGCCACGCTCGGCATCGACCGCCACCCGCACCCGCGCGTCCGGCGCACGGAGGAGCTGTAG
- a CDS encoding MFS transporter: protein MSREGPGGSLAGVGSPRRWGRGPASLSSRRNEAVVSTAVRVPEGAVSPPRLGRRSIGALGILALALGTLQSVVEPALPLLQRELGVGPAEGALVGSALLITGAVLTPVAGKLGDRYGGKRVLLSLMAVVAVGGLLSALAPNLPVLLVGQALQGVMVGALPLSFILVRRHLTTGESQAAVGVVLALFAGGSAIGMSVAGPIAHGLSWQWIFALPTVVVVAAALAVAVWMPHDPPASSGDRIDWAGVALLSGTLFALMVGLALVSSGDLSPLAIAGVLVVVVGLASWWVLVERRAAAPMVDLRMLTAPVTGRSFLLTLVISVMFGIVGLLLPQVFAAPVDGYGFGLSTGEIGLLLLPAAVAGALSDSVGGLAARRLGARRVVLMAMGVAAVVLAALVWLHDAAWQLVAAKVLIAFAVGVGTTALLATTAVAVKAEDTGIATSLLVVTRVVGAVVGAQVAGGILEAGAGPATGLPTEPAFVTGLVVAGLATALSLVVVRTSRKGTWA, encoded by the coding sequence ATGTCGCGGGAGGGGCCCGGCGGAAGCCTTGCAGGCGTGGGCTCCCCGCGCCGCTGGGGGCGAGGGCCTGCATCCCTGTCCTCCCGACGAAACGAGGCCGTCGTGTCCACAGCCGTGAGAGTCCCGGAGGGTGCTGTCTCCCCTCCCCGTCTCGGGAGGAGGTCCATCGGTGCCCTCGGCATCCTGGCGCTCGCTCTCGGGACGCTGCAGTCGGTGGTGGAGCCTGCGCTCCCCCTCCTGCAACGCGAGCTGGGCGTCGGCCCGGCCGAAGGCGCCCTGGTCGGCAGCGCACTGCTCATCACCGGTGCGGTGCTCACACCCGTGGCCGGGAAGCTGGGCGACCGCTACGGCGGCAAGCGGGTGCTGCTCTCGCTCATGGCCGTCGTCGCGGTCGGCGGACTGCTCAGCGCCCTGGCGCCGAACCTGCCGGTGCTGCTCGTCGGTCAGGCGCTCCAGGGCGTCATGGTCGGTGCCCTGCCGCTGTCCTTCATCCTCGTGCGCCGGCACCTCACCACGGGTGAGTCGCAGGCAGCCGTCGGCGTGGTCCTCGCGCTGTTCGCCGGCGGCAGCGCCATCGGCATGTCGGTCGCAGGGCCGATCGCGCACGGCCTGTCCTGGCAGTGGATCTTCGCCCTCCCGACGGTCGTCGTCGTCGCGGCTGCCCTGGCCGTCGCCGTCTGGATGCCCCACGACCCACCGGCGTCGTCCGGGGACCGGATCGACTGGGCCGGCGTCGCCCTGCTCAGCGGCACGCTCTTCGCCCTCATGGTCGGGCTCGCCCTGGTGTCGAGCGGCGACCTGTCACCGCTGGCGATCGCCGGCGTCCTCGTGGTCGTCGTCGGCCTCGCCTCCTGGTGGGTCCTCGTCGAGCGCCGCGCGGCGGCGCCGATGGTCGACCTCCGGATGCTCACGGCGCCCGTGACCGGGAGGTCGTTCCTCCTCACTCTCGTCATCTCCGTCATGTTCGGGATCGTGGGCCTGCTGCTCCCGCAGGTGTTCGCGGCCCCGGTCGACGGGTACGGGTTCGGTCTCAGCACCGGCGAGATCGGGCTCCTCCTGCTGCCTGCCGCTGTCGCCGGTGCCCTGAGCGACTCGGTCGGCGGTCTCGCGGCGCGGCGCCTCGGGGCGCGTCGCGTGGTGCTCATGGCGATGGGGGTGGCCGCTGTCGTGCTCGCCGCCCTGGTGTGGCTGCACGACGCCGCGTGGCAGCTCGTGGCGGCGAAGGTGCTCATCGCGTTCGCCGTCGGCGTGGGGACCACGGCGTTGCTCGCCACCACGGCCGTCGCCGTCAAGGCCGAGGACACGGGGATCGCCACCAGCCTCCTCGTCGTCACCCGCGTCGTCGGCGCCGTCGTGGGCGCGCAGGTCGCCGGCGGGATCCTCGAGGCCGGGGCGGGACCGGCGACCGGGCTGCCGACGGAGCCCGCCTTCGTCACGGGTCTCGTCGTCGCCGGCCTCGCCACCGCGCTGTCGCTCGTCGTCGTCCGCACCAGCAGGAAGGGGACCTGGGCATGA
- a CDS encoding TetR/AcrR family transcriptional regulator codes for MPSTTRSDGARPGGHGRAGYHHGALRTALLEGAREMLVERGPDGFSLNALARRVGVSTAAPYRHFADRDALLCALADEGYVAFGAALDAAVHASSGPRDRLRRLGIAYLRYAAENPAVFAIMFTARLGGRVRSVRRRSGRSSRP; via the coding sequence ATGCCGTCCACGACACGTTCCGACGGTGCACGTCCCGGGGGTCACGGACGCGCCGGCTACCACCACGGCGCGCTGCGCACGGCCCTGCTCGAGGGCGCCCGCGAGATGCTCGTCGAGCGCGGCCCCGACGGGTTCAGCCTCAACGCCCTCGCCCGACGGGTGGGGGTGAGCACCGCAGCGCCCTACCGGCACTTCGCCGACCGCGACGCCCTCCTGTGCGCCCTCGCCGACGAGGGCTACGTCGCCTTCGGCGCTGCGCTCGACGCCGCGGTCCACGCCTCGTCGGGCCCGCGTGACCGCCTGCGGCGGCTCGGCATCGCCTACCTGCGCTACGCCGCCGAGAACCCCGCCGTGTTCGCGATCATGTTCACGGCCAGGCTCGGGGGACGAGTGAGGTCGGTCCGCCGACGTTCCGGCCGCTCGTCCAGGCCGTGA
- a CDS encoding DNA-binding protein, whose product MEHKHDDGRGAGADQARARREDEARDRLLRQGADELAPRPWRPAPVPPSAADLAHFALWRSADLPAPDLLAALALLPAARAEMDGLEAGLLFVARSAGLTWAQIADAMGFNSPQACQQHYTRLTNRAST is encoded by the coding sequence ATGGAGCACAAGCACGACGACGGACGCGGTGCGGGCGCCGACCAGGCCCGCGCACGTCGCGAGGACGAGGCGCGGGACCGACTCCTGCGGCAGGGTGCCGACGAGCTCGCCCCGCGCCCGTGGCGCCCGGCGCCCGTCCCGCCCTCGGCGGCCGACCTGGCTCACTTCGCGCTCTGGCGCTCGGCCGACCTCCCCGCACCCGACCTGCTCGCGGCGCTGGCGCTGCTGCCCGCGGCGCGAGCCGAGATGGACGGCCTCGAGGCCGGGCTCCTGTTCGTCGCCAGGAGCGCAGGTCTGACCTGGGCGCAGATCGCCGACGCGATGGGCTTCAACTCCCCGCAGGCGTGCCAGCAGCACTACACGCGGCTGACGAACCGGGCGAGCACGTGA
- a CDS encoding helix-turn-helix transcriptional regulator, with the protein MDVSALGAFLKSRRDRLTPSDVGLPSGPRRRVPGLRRDEVARLAQASVEYYTELEQGRGPQPSEQMLASLTRALRLTADERDHVYHLAGRALPSRTSTAAHVHPGMLDLLDRLHGTPAQVITDLHAPLVQNPMAAALLGRPEHHAGPRAGFIHQWFLDPVVRRRYHPEEHDHQSRVLVADLRAVSARRAGARDVTELVRDLTRGSAEFAGLWERHEVAVRRQDRKRLVHPQVGVVEVHCLSLLSEDGTQRLLWFTPAPGTDAAEKLELLATIGEQDLAPASAAERRPQPHPAHRHR; encoded by the coding sequence GTGGACGTGTCTGCGCTCGGCGCCTTCCTGAAGTCGAGGCGCGACCGGCTCACACCGTCCGACGTCGGCCTGCCCAGCGGGCCTCGGCGGCGCGTCCCGGGCCTGCGCCGCGACGAGGTCGCCCGGTTGGCGCAGGCGTCCGTCGAGTACTACACCGAGCTCGAGCAGGGCCGCGGGCCCCAGCCGTCCGAGCAGATGCTGGCGTCGCTGACTCGCGCCCTGAGGCTGACCGCCGACGAGCGCGACCACGTCTACCACCTCGCGGGACGCGCACTGCCGTCGCGCACCTCCACCGCTGCCCACGTCCACCCCGGGATGCTGGACCTGCTCGATCGTCTCCACGGCACACCGGCACAGGTGATCACCGACCTGCACGCGCCCCTCGTCCAGAACCCGATGGCGGCGGCCCTGCTGGGCCGACCGGAGCACCACGCAGGTCCCCGCGCCGGGTTCATCCACCAGTGGTTCCTCGACCCCGTGGTGCGCCGGCGCTATCACCCCGAGGAGCACGACCACCAGTCGCGCGTGCTCGTCGCCGACCTGCGCGCGGTGTCGGCGCGCCGAGCCGGTGCCCGTGACGTGACCGAGCTCGTCAGGGACCTCACCCGCGGCAGCGCCGAGTTCGCCGGACTGTGGGAACGGCACGAGGTGGCCGTGCGGCGGCAGGACCGCAAGCGGCTGGTCCACCCGCAGGTGGGCGTGGTCGAGGTGCACTGCCTCAGCCTGCTCAGCGAGGACGGGACCCAGCGGCTCCTGTGGTTCACCCCGGCACCCGGCACCGACGCCGCCGAGAAGCTCGAGCTCCTCGCGACGATCGGTGAGCAGGACCTCGCACCCGCGAGCGCGGCCGAGCGACGTCCGCAGCCGCACCCGGCACACCGGCACCGGTAA
- a CDS encoding sensor histidine kinase — MVTATVLVVCLLGGAMQSDRVVWPPSVAAYVVAVVSSVLLPARHRAPQAALVATAAVVVLARPLGLLPNPFVEAAVVVATYHYARTASDERRALGTVVLTAAALLGASAPAWDELSWQDASRMALVAAVPLVAGVLGYSVRTRRAYLSALEDRARRAEESRDREARRRVAEERLRIARELHDLVAHQITLANAQAEVAALFFDTRPEQARRSLDQLLGTTAQALDELRATVGLLRRSGDTAALSEPAPGLAGLPALVESVRGAGLEVSVREEGTARPLPAGVDLAAYRIVQEALTNATRHAGTDRAEVHLTWTHDRVVLTVSDDGVGTVTPQHHAPGYGLIGMRERAAAAGGTLTAGPRAEGGFRVRAELPARGAP; from the coding sequence GTGGTCACCGCGACGGTGCTCGTCGTCTGCCTGCTGGGCGGCGCGATGCAGTCCGACCGCGTGGTGTGGCCGCCGTCCGTCGCGGCGTACGTCGTCGCCGTGGTGTCCAGCGTCCTGCTGCCGGCCCGGCACCGTGCACCCCAGGCCGCCCTCGTGGCGACCGCCGCGGTCGTCGTCCTGGCTCGGCCGCTGGGACTGCTGCCCAACCCGTTCGTCGAGGCCGCCGTCGTCGTCGCCACCTACCACTACGCGCGCACCGCGAGCGACGAGAGGCGGGCGCTGGGCACGGTCGTCCTCACCGCCGCGGCGCTCCTGGGCGCGTCCGCCCCCGCCTGGGACGAGCTCTCGTGGCAGGACGCGAGCCGGATGGCCCTGGTCGCGGCGGTCCCGCTGGTGGCCGGCGTGCTCGGCTACTCGGTGCGGACCCGACGGGCCTACCTCTCGGCCCTGGAGGACCGCGCCCGGCGGGCCGAGGAGAGCCGGGACCGCGAGGCCCGCCGCAGGGTCGCGGAGGAGCGCCTCCGCATCGCCCGGGAGCTGCACGACCTCGTCGCCCACCAGATCACCCTGGCCAACGCGCAGGCCGAGGTGGCCGCACTCTTCTTCGACACCCGCCCCGAGCAGGCTCGGCGCAGCCTGGACCAGCTCCTCGGGACGACCGCGCAGGCGCTCGACGAGCTCCGGGCGACGGTCGGCCTGCTCCGCCGGTCCGGGGACACGGCAGCGCTCTCCGAACCGGCTCCCGGGCTCGCCGGGCTCCCGGCACTGGTGGAGTCCGTCCGCGGGGCGGGCCTCGAGGTGTCCGTGCGCGAGGAAGGCACGGCGCGACCGCTCCCGGCGGGTGTGGACCTGGCCGCCTACCGCATCGTCCAGGAAGCCCTGACCAACGCGACCAGGCACGCCGGCACCGATCGTGCGGAGGTCCACCTGACGTGGACCCACGACCGTGTGGTCCTCACCGTCTCCGACGACGGCGTGGGCACCGTGACCCCGCAGCACCACGCTCCCGGCTACGGCCTCATCGGGATGCGCGAACGTGCCGCCGCGGCGGGCGGGACCCTCACCGCCGGCCCCCGGGCAGAAGGTGGCTTCCGGGTCCGCGCCGAGCTCCCGGCCCGAGGTGCCCCGTGA
- a CDS encoding FAD-dependent monooxygenase → MHADLVTRTFAGAGWEVPTVLDAMHLADDVFLDTAGQVRMPRWSSGRVALVGDAAYAPSFLTGQGSSVALVGAYVLADALATHGDHTAAFAAYERRLRPFVDMNQALVDHGAATLFPTSAQALEQRNAGLRGLTSVPPSAPRPAHTALVLPEATWGS, encoded by the coding sequence GTGCACGCGGACCTCGTCACCAGGACGTTCGCGGGGGCGGGGTGGGAGGTGCCGACGGTCCTCGACGCCATGCACCTCGCGGACGACGTCTTCCTCGACACGGCCGGACAGGTCCGGATGCCGCGCTGGTCCAGCGGGCGGGTCGCGCTCGTCGGCGACGCCGCGTACGCGCCGTCGTTCCTCACCGGACAGGGGTCGAGCGTCGCGCTCGTCGGTGCGTACGTGCTCGCCGACGCGCTGGCCACGCACGGCGACCACACAGCGGCCTTCGCCGCCTACGAGCGACGCCTGCGTCCCTTCGTGGACATGAACCAGGCGCTGGTCGACCACGGGGCAGCAACCCTCTTCCCCACCAGCGCGCAGGCCCTCGAGCAGCGCAACGCCGGCTTGCGCGGGCTCACGTCCGTGCCGCCGTCGGCCCCGCGCCCGGCGCACACGGCGCTCGTGCTGCCCGAGGCGACCTGGGGGTCGTGA
- a CDS encoding WHG domain-containing protein: MIDAQASGDLPADEPTAAIARTLWASLHGLAVLGERGGLAKLALDDTPERLVDDLLALTLR, encoded by the coding sequence GTGATCGACGCGCAGGCGAGCGGTGACCTCCCCGCCGACGAGCCCACCGCGGCGATCGCCCGCACGCTGTGGGCGTCACTGCACGGCCTGGCGGTGCTGGGTGAGCGCGGCGGCCTGGCGAAGCTCGCCCTGGACGACACCCCCGAGCGGCTCGTCGACGACCTGCTCGCCCTCACGCTGCGCTGA